From Microbacterium sp. YJN-G, a single genomic window includes:
- a CDS encoding sirohydrochlorin chelatase produces the protein MHRPALLAVSHGTSDADGARAIATLVERVAESLPGVAVHSAFVDVQQPDAQTALDGIDGPVVIVPLLLSSGFHVHHDLHGIIAGRADAVVADPLGPDALLAEVLAARLDGVGRPQAPVVLAVAGSRDERSVPDAEGMAALLRERTGRRIELTYLAARRPGLAAALESEPDAVVATYLLARGYFFDLATRLSGEHPLTPPLLDDLLDTHGIPAALIRLVSARFHAAASRLG, from the coding sequence ATGCATCGCCCCGCACTGCTCGCCGTCTCGCACGGCACCTCCGACGCCGACGGCGCACGGGCCATCGCGACGCTCGTCGAGCGGGTCGCCGAGTCGCTGCCCGGCGTCGCGGTGCATTCGGCGTTCGTCGACGTGCAGCAGCCCGACGCGCAGACCGCCCTCGACGGCATCGACGGTCCGGTGGTGATCGTGCCGCTGCTCCTGTCGAGCGGCTTCCACGTGCATCACGATCTGCATGGCATCATCGCCGGGCGCGCGGATGCCGTGGTGGCCGACCCGCTGGGGCCGGACGCCCTGCTGGCCGAGGTGCTGGCCGCGCGTCTCGACGGCGTCGGCCGGCCGCAGGCCCCGGTCGTCCTCGCGGTGGCCGGGTCGCGCGACGAGCGCTCGGTGCCGGATGCCGAGGGCATGGCCGCGCTGCTGCGTGAGCGCACCGGTCGCCGGATCGAACTCACCTACCTCGCCGCCCGCCGGCCCGGCCTCGCGGCGGCTCTGGAGTCGGAACCGGATGCCGTCGTCGCCACCTATCTGCTCGCACGCGGCTACTTCTTCGACCTCGCGACGCGGCTGAGCGGCGAGCATCCGCTCACCCCTCCCCTGCTCGACGATCTGCTCGACACCCACGGCATCCCGGCCGCGCTCATCCGGCTGGTCAGCGCCCGTTTCCACGCCGCTGCCTCCCGCCTGGGCTGA
- a CDS encoding nitrite/sulfite reductase — MTIQPTTVRGARTRTGRAPTKPHGQWAVDGREPLNSNEEVKLADDGLNVRQRIETIYAQGGFASIDPSDLHGRFRWWGLYTQRRPGIDGGRTAQLEPHELEDEYFMMRIRIDGGQLTTEQLRVIGGISTEFGRDIADITDRQNVQLHWVRIEDVPEIWRRLESVGLNTTEACGDVPRTFLGSAVAGIAADELIDPTPQLREIIDRYVGDPSFSNLPRKYKTAITGHPSQDVVHEINDCSFVAVEHPELGVGYDLWVGGALAAVPRLGERLGAFVPPERVAEVWHGVTSIFRDYGYRRLRNKARMKFLLADWGTEKMREVLETEYLASPLPDGPAPAEPVGSPDHVGVHRQKDGLFYIGASTTVGRVSGTTLTRLAELAEANGSHRVRPTVFQKILVLDVPEERVPHVVAGLDALGLPSRPSLFRRGTMACTGIEFCKLAIVETKVNAAQAVDRLEQRLAELEPEIGQTITLHVNGCPNSCARIQTADIGLKGQLVTIDGVQVPGYQVHLGGGLATAGRPEAGLGRTVRGLKVPADGIADYAERVIRRYLADRTSGETFAQWAHRADEEALQ; from the coding sequence GTGACGATCCAGCCGACGACCGTCCGCGGGGCACGCACCCGAACCGGACGCGCACCGACCAAGCCGCACGGCCAGTGGGCCGTCGACGGGCGCGAGCCGCTGAACTCCAATGAAGAGGTCAAGCTCGCCGACGACGGGCTCAACGTGCGCCAGCGCATCGAGACGATCTACGCCCAGGGCGGCTTCGCCTCGATCGACCCTTCCGACCTGCACGGCCGGTTCCGCTGGTGGGGGCTGTACACCCAGCGCCGCCCCGGAATCGACGGCGGGCGCACCGCGCAGCTCGAGCCGCACGAGCTCGAGGACGAATACTTCATGATGCGGATCCGCATCGACGGCGGGCAGCTGACCACCGAGCAGCTGCGTGTGATCGGCGGGATCTCCACCGAGTTCGGCCGCGACATCGCCGACATCACCGACCGGCAGAATGTGCAGCTGCACTGGGTGCGCATCGAGGACGTGCCCGAGATCTGGCGCCGACTCGAGTCGGTCGGCCTGAACACGACCGAGGCGTGCGGCGACGTGCCGCGCACGTTCCTCGGCTCGGCCGTGGCGGGCATCGCCGCCGACGAGCTGATCGATCCGACCCCGCAGCTGCGCGAGATCATCGACCGCTACGTCGGCGACCCGAGCTTCTCGAACCTGCCCCGCAAGTACAAGACGGCCATCACCGGGCATCCCAGCCAGGACGTCGTTCACGAGATCAACGACTGCTCGTTCGTGGCCGTCGAGCACCCCGAGCTCGGGGTCGGCTATGACCTGTGGGTCGGCGGGGCCCTGGCCGCCGTGCCGCGGCTGGGCGAGCGCCTGGGCGCCTTCGTGCCGCCCGAGCGGGTGGCCGAGGTGTGGCACGGGGTGACGAGCATCTTCCGCGACTACGGGTACCGGCGGCTGCGCAACAAGGCGCGCATGAAGTTCCTGCTCGCCGACTGGGGCACCGAGAAGATGCGCGAGGTGCTCGAGACCGAGTACCTGGCATCCCCTCTTCCCGACGGCCCCGCCCCCGCCGAGCCGGTCGGCTCGCCCGACCACGTGGGCGTGCACCGGCAGAAGGACGGCCTGTTCTACATCGGCGCCTCGACCACGGTCGGCCGCGTGTCGGGTACGACGCTGACCCGCCTGGCCGAGCTCGCCGAGGCGAACGGCTCGCACCGGGTGCGCCCCACCGTGTTCCAGAAGATCCTTGTGCTCGACGTTCCCGAAGAGCGCGTGCCGCACGTCGTGGCCGGTCTGGACGCGCTGGGTCTGCCCTCGCGCCCCAGCCTGTTCCGCCGCGGCACCATGGCCTGCACCGGCATCGAGTTCTGCAAGCTCGCGATCGTCGAGACCAAGGTGAACGCCGCGCAGGCGGTCGACCGTCTCGAGCAGCGCCTGGCCGAGCTCGAACCCGAGATCGGGCAGACCATCACCCTGCATGTGAACGGCTGCCCGAACTCGTGCGCCCGCATCCAGACGGCCGACATCGGGCTGAAGGGCCAGCTCGTCACGATCGACGGCGTGCAGGTGCCCGGCTACCAGGTGCATCTCGGCGGCGGACTCGCCACGGCCGGCCGCCCCGAGGCGGGGCTGGGTCGCACCGTGCGCGGACTGAAGGTGCCCGCCGACGGCATCGCCGACTACGCCGAGCGCGTGATCCGCCGCTACCTCGCCGACCGCACGAGCGGCGAGACCTTCGCGCAGTGGGCGCATCGTGCGGATGAGGAGGCGCTGCAATGA
- a CDS encoding phosphoadenylyl-sulfate reductase → MSGPSIPTPHSDRRGADELRALAERGARELRSGAADEAGPAEVVAWVAENFGVSQVAVACSMADAALPHLVAQALPGVDVLFLDTGYHFLETTFTRDEVARRLEVNIVDVKPAQTVREQDAEFGRDLFARDPGLCCARRKVEPLQRALGGYEVWFTGVRRDEAPTRAGTPLITWDERNGLVKVNPVAAWSFDELVGYAETHEVPVNPLVANGYPSIGCAPCTRPVAAGEDPRSGRWAGLSKTECGLHL, encoded by the coding sequence ATGAGCGGCCCTTCGATCCCCACGCCCCACTCCGACCGCCGCGGCGCCGACGAGCTGCGCGCTCTCGCCGAGCGCGGCGCGCGCGAGCTGCGCAGTGGCGCCGCCGACGAGGCCGGCCCCGCCGAGGTGGTGGCGTGGGTCGCCGAGAACTTCGGCGTCTCGCAGGTGGCAGTGGCGTGCTCGATGGCGGATGCCGCGCTGCCGCACCTGGTCGCCCAGGCGCTGCCCGGTGTGGACGTGCTGTTCCTCGACACCGGCTACCACTTCCTCGAGACGACGTTCACGCGCGACGAGGTCGCCCGCCGGCTCGAGGTGAACATCGTCGATGTGAAGCCCGCGCAGACCGTGCGGGAGCAGGATGCCGAATTCGGCCGCGACCTGTTCGCCCGCGACCCGGGTCTGTGCTGCGCGCGCCGCAAGGTCGAGCCGCTGCAGCGCGCCCTCGGCGGGTACGAGGTGTGGTTCACCGGGGTGCGCCGCGACGAGGCGCCCACCCGCGCCGGCACCCCGCTGATCACGTGGGACGAGCGCAACGGGCTGGTGAAGGTGAATCCCGTCGCCGCGTGGAGCTTCGACGAGCTCGTCGGCTACGCCGAGACGCACGAGGTTCCGGTCAACCCGCTCGTCGCGAACGGCTATCCCTCCATCGGATGCGCACCGTGCACCCGGCCGGTCGCCGCCGGCGAAGACCCCCGATCCGGCCGCTGGGCCGGTCTCTCGAAGACAGAATGCGGGCTGCACCTATGA
- the cysD gene encoding sulfate adenylyltransferase subunit CysD, which yields MSIVTTATRTLTTLDLLEAEAIHIIREVFAEFERPTLLFSGGKDSVVVLHLAAKAFAPGRVPFPVLHVDTGHNFPEVIAFRDETVARLGIDLEVAHVQDYIDDGRLAERPDGTRNQLQTQPLLDAIAAGRHDAVFGGARRDEDKARAKERIISLRDEFGQWDPRNQRPELWSLYNGRHLPGQHVRAFPISNWTELDVWHYIERERIALAPLYYAHEREVFRRDGMWWAVGEFSQPHADEEVVRRTVRYRTVGDMSCTGAVESDAADTASVVAEVARSTLTERGATRADDRVSEAAMEDRKKNGYF from the coding sequence ATGAGCATCGTCACGACTGCGACCAGGACCTTGACCACCCTCGACCTGCTCGAGGCCGAGGCCATCCACATCATCCGCGAGGTGTTCGCCGAGTTCGAGCGCCCCACCCTGCTGTTCTCGGGCGGCAAGGACTCGGTCGTCGTGCTGCACCTGGCAGCCAAGGCGTTCGCCCCGGGCCGCGTGCCGTTCCCGGTGCTGCACGTCGACACCGGGCACAACTTCCCCGAGGTCATCGCGTTCCGCGATGAGACGGTCGCGCGCCTCGGCATCGACCTCGAGGTGGCGCACGTGCAGGACTACATCGACGACGGACGCCTCGCCGAGCGCCCCGACGGCACCCGCAACCAGCTGCAGACGCAGCCGCTGCTCGACGCGATCGCCGCCGGGCGCCACGACGCCGTGTTCGGCGGTGCGCGTCGCGACGAGGACAAGGCGCGCGCCAAGGAGCGCATCATCTCGCTGCGCGACGAGTTCGGCCAGTGGGATCCGCGCAACCAGCGTCCCGAGCTGTGGAGCCTGTACAACGGACGCCACCTGCCCGGCCAGCACGTGCGGGCCTTCCCGATCTCGAACTGGACCGAGCTCGACGTGTGGCACTACATCGAGCGCGAGCGGATCGCCCTCGCGCCGCTGTACTACGCCCACGAGCGCGAGGTGTTCCGGCGCGACGGCATGTGGTGGGCGGTCGGCGAGTTCTCGCAGCCCCACGCCGACGAGGAGGTGGTGCGCCGCACGGTGCGCTATCGCACCGTCGGCGACATGAGCTGCACGGGTGCGGTGGAGTCGGATGCCGCGGACACGGCATCCGTCGTCGCCGAGGTCGCCCGCTCGACCCTCACCGAGCGCGGAGCGACCAGGGCGGACGACCGCGTCAGCGAAGCCGCCATGGAGGACCGCAAGAAGAACGGATACTTCTGA
- a CDS encoding sulfate adenylyltransferase subunit 1, whose protein sequence is MTTLDQTGSLSLSKGTSLFRFATAGSVDDGKSTLVGRLLHDAKAILADQLDQVAATSRARGFAHGAFDFALLTDGLRAEREQGITIDVAYRYFATDRRSFILADCPGHVQYTRNMVTGAATADAVVVLVDARKGVVEQTRRHLAVASLLRVEHVIIAVNKIDLVGFDEQTYVDIELEALRVADELGIHSVHVLPVSALEGDNIVDRSERTGWYTGATLFELLETLPARDADDAPLRLPVQLVLRPQGGLSPEIPADEAEQLRDFRGFAGRIAAGSVAVGDRVQVLPSGRATEVTGVHVAGADTGRAGARQSVTLTLADEIDAARGALIVAEGTAPDLRRDAVVELFQLDPRATAAGARVLVKHGTATVQAVVSEVLTRRDLETLAHADLDAGSAALAENEIGRVRLRLASDLPLEPYASSREGGSLLLIHPTDGATLAAGTVIA, encoded by the coding sequence ATGACCACGCTTGACCAGACTGGGTCCCTGAGCCTGTCGAAGGGCACCAGCCTCTTCCGGTTCGCGACCGCCGGCTCGGTCGACGACGGCAAGTCGACCCTCGTCGGCCGGCTGCTGCACGATGCGAAGGCGATCCTCGCCGACCAGCTCGACCAGGTCGCCGCGACCTCCCGGGCGCGCGGGTTCGCGCACGGTGCCTTCGACTTCGCGCTGCTCACCGACGGGCTGCGCGCCGAGCGCGAGCAGGGCATCACGATCGATGTCGCCTACCGCTACTTCGCCACCGACCGGCGCAGCTTCATCCTCGCCGACTGCCCCGGGCACGTGCAGTACACCCGCAACATGGTCACCGGCGCGGCCACGGCCGACGCCGTGGTGGTGCTGGTGGATGCCCGCAAGGGCGTGGTCGAGCAGACCAGGCGCCACCTCGCCGTGGCGTCGCTGCTGCGCGTGGAGCACGTGATCATCGCGGTGAACAAGATCGACCTGGTCGGCTTCGACGAGCAGACCTACGTCGACATCGAGCTCGAGGCGCTGCGCGTGGCCGACGAACTCGGCATCCATTCGGTGCATGTGCTACCGGTCTCGGCCCTGGAGGGCGACAACATCGTCGACCGATCGGAGCGCACCGGCTGGTACACCGGTGCGACGCTGTTCGAGCTGCTCGAGACGCTGCCGGCGCGCGACGCCGACGATGCCCCGCTGCGCCTGCCGGTGCAGCTGGTGCTGCGCCCGCAGGGCGGACTGTCACCCGAGATCCCCGCCGACGAGGCGGAGCAGCTGCGCGACTTCCGCGGTTTTGCGGGCCGCATCGCGGCCGGCTCGGTGGCGGTCGGCGACCGCGTGCAGGTGCTGCCCTCTGGTCGCGCCACCGAGGTGACCGGAGTGCACGTCGCCGGCGCCGACACGGGCCGGGCGGGGGCGAGACAGTCGGTGACGCTGACGCTCGCCGACGAGATCGACGCCGCCCGCGGCGCCCTGATCGTCGCCGAGGGCACGGCGCCCGACCTGCGCCGGGATGCCGTGGTGGAGCTGTTCCAGCTCGACCCGCGCGCCACGGCCGCCGGCGCCCGCGTGCTCGTCAAGCACGGCACCGCCACCGTGCAGGCGGTCGTATCCGAGGTGCTCACGCGCCGCGACCTGGAGACCCTCGCGCACGCCGACCTCGATGCCGGCTCCGCTGCGCTGGCGGAGAACGAGATCGGACGGGTGCGGCTGCGCCTGGCATCCGATCTGCCGCTCGAACCGTACGCGTCCAGTCGCGAGGGCGGGTCGCTGCTGCTCATCCATCCCACCGACGGTGCGACGCTCGCCGCCGGCACCGTCATCGCCTGA
- a CDS encoding ABC transporter substrate-binding protein, whose protein sequence is MKIPRTRTASTAWGALALGLTALVVAGCAPASGAAATGDATAEVTELRLGYFANVTHAPALIGVAEGLFDDALGDIDLKAEVFNAGPAAVEALSAGAIDAAYLGPNPAINTFIQSGGLSARVVAGAASGGAALVVRDGIDSPDDLAGALVASPQLGNTQDVALRSWLADQGFETSTTGSGDVSVTPTDNAQILSLFGKGRLDGAWVPEPWASRLVLEAGAHVLVDEAELWPEGAFPTTVLLVRADFAAQHPEAVGKLIDGHIAAVAWLGENPGRAHGAINDVLEGATGRRLTDEVLDRALQNVTFSVDPRAGTFTTLLGDGQRAGVLKDGSIEGLFDLRALNARLTEAGDETVSAAGLGEQ, encoded by the coding sequence GTGAAGATCCCCCGTACGAGAACGGCATCCACCGCATGGGGAGCCCTGGCCCTGGGTCTCACCGCCCTGGTGGTCGCCGGCTGCGCCCCGGCATCCGGTGCCGCCGCGACCGGTGACGCGACCGCCGAGGTGACCGAGCTGCGCCTGGGCTACTTCGCCAATGTCACGCACGCGCCGGCGCTCATCGGCGTCGCGGAGGGGCTCTTCGACGACGCCCTGGGTGACATCGACCTGAAGGCCGAGGTCTTCAACGCCGGGCCGGCCGCCGTCGAGGCGCTCTCGGCGGGCGCGATCGACGCCGCGTACCTCGGGCCGAACCCCGCGATCAACACGTTCATCCAGTCGGGCGGACTCTCGGCACGCGTCGTCGCCGGCGCCGCGTCGGGCGGCGCGGCACTCGTCGTCCGCGACGGCATCGACAGCCCGGATGACCTCGCGGGCGCGCTCGTCGCCAGCCCGCAGCTCGGCAACACGCAGGATGTGGCGCTGCGCAGCTGGCTCGCCGACCAGGGATTCGAGACGTCGACGACCGGCAGCGGCGACGTGAGTGTCACGCCCACCGACAACGCGCAGATCCTGTCGCTGTTCGGCAAGGGCCGACTCGACGGCGCCTGGGTGCCCGAGCCGTGGGCATCCCGGCTGGTGCTCGAGGCCGGCGCGCACGTGCTGGTCGACGAGGCCGAGCTGTGGCCCGAGGGTGCCTTCCCGACGACCGTGCTGCTGGTGCGCGCGGACTTCGCGGCACAGCATCCCGAGGCCGTCGGGAAGCTGATCGACGGGCACATCGCCGCGGTCGCCTGGCTCGGCGAGAACCCCGGCCGGGCGCACGGGGCCATCAACGACGTTCTCGAGGGTGCCACCGGCAGGCGGCTGACCGACGAGGTGCTCGACCGCGCGCTGCAGAACGTGACCTTCTCGGTCGACCCGCGCGCCGGCACGTTCACGACCCTGCTCGGCGACGGACAGCGAGCCGGCGTGCTGAAGGACGGCTCGATCGAGGGACTGTTCGATCTGCGGGCCCTCAACGCCCGGCTGACGGAGGCCGGCGACGAGACGGTCTCGGCCGCAGGACTGGGAGAGCAGTGA
- a CDS encoding ABC transporter ATP-binding protein: MTTRDGTLARPATTGAHLTPSFDGISPAPGPRPAVAPAVRLSHVIKRYGAGPIVLDDVSLEIAPGEFVCLLGASGCGKSTLLNLIAGLEPVTTGAIDAPAGGSAVMFQEAALMPWLTARRNVELALRLRGLPRGERRAEAERLLGIVNLTEAADRRPHELSGGMRQRVALARALAQDRSVLLMDEPFAALDAITRDLLHEELERVWRATGRTIVFVTHNVREAARLGQRVVLLSSRPGRIVREWRVARTTGRRIESPEVGALATEITAELRKEISRNAS; encoded by the coding sequence ATGACCACCCGCGACGGCACTCTCGCGCGCCCGGCGACGACCGGCGCGCACCTCACCCCGAGCTTCGACGGCATCAGCCCCGCGCCGGGCCCTCGCCCCGCGGTGGCGCCCGCCGTGCGGCTCAGCCACGTCATCAAGCGCTACGGCGCCGGGCCGATCGTGCTCGACGACGTCTCGCTCGAGATCGCCCCCGGCGAGTTCGTCTGCCTGCTCGGCGCGTCCGGATGCGGCAAGTCGACGCTGCTCAACCTGATCGCGGGGCTCGAACCGGTCACCACGGGTGCCATCGACGCACCGGCCGGCGGGTCGGCGGTGATGTTCCAGGAGGCGGCGCTGATGCCCTGGCTGACCGCGCGGCGCAACGTCGAACTGGCGCTGCGACTGCGCGGTCTGCCCCGCGGCGAGCGCCGCGCCGAGGCAGAGCGGCTGCTGGGCATCGTGAACCTCACCGAAGCGGCTGACCGGCGTCCGCACGAGCTCTCGGGCGGCATGCGGCAGCGCGTCGCCCTGGCCCGCGCCCTCGCCCAGGACCGCTCCGTGCTGCTGATGGACGAGCCCTTCGCCGCCCTCGACGCGATCACCCGCGACCTGCTGCACGAGGAGCTGGAGCGGGTGTGGCGGGCGACCGGACGCACGATCGTGTTCGTCACGCACAACGTGCGCGAGGCCGCCCGGCTCGGCCAGCGCGTGGTGCTGCTCTCGAGCCGTCCCGGTCGCATCGTGCGCGAATGGCGGGTCGCCCGCACCACCGGGCGCCGCATCGAGTCGCCCGAGGTCGGGGCGCTGGCCACCGAGATCACCGCCGAGCTGAGGAAGGAGATCAGCCGCAATGCCTCATGA
- a CDS encoding ABC transporter permease, which translates to MPHDTTTVTEKTGTADAAASPPVDELRTLSTGLDRLQSELPQHRSRGREILQRALPPILLLAALLAIWQLYIVIVQPRPDIAPSPLQVAGAFGDAWQQGRLQEAVLTSFERGAIGFLIAIAVGTPLGLLLADVKPLRRAAGPLISGLQVLPSVAWVPAAIIWFGLSDATVYFVVLMGAIPSIVNGLLAGIDQVPPQLRRVGTVLGANRWQLATAVVLPAALPGYVAGLKQGWAFSWRSLMAAEIIAVGGSIGFGLGSMLQQSRELADLAGVLGTILLILGIGILIELLLFAPLERRLLRRRGLVLGGSR; encoded by the coding sequence ATGCCTCATGACACGACCACCGTCACAGAGAAGACGGGCACGGCGGATGCTGCGGCCAGCCCGCCCGTCGACGAGCTGCGCACCCTGTCGACCGGCCTCGACCGGCTGCAGTCCGAGCTGCCGCAGCATCGTTCGCGCGGCCGGGAGATCCTGCAGCGCGCGCTGCCGCCGATCCTGCTGCTGGCAGCGCTGCTCGCGATCTGGCAGCTGTACATCGTCATCGTGCAGCCGCGCCCCGACATCGCCCCGAGTCCGCTGCAGGTGGCCGGCGCCTTCGGCGACGCCTGGCAGCAGGGCCGGCTGCAGGAGGCGGTGCTGACCAGCTTCGAGCGCGGCGCGATCGGCTTTCTCATCGCGATCGCCGTGGGCACGCCGCTGGGGCTGCTGCTGGCCGATGTGAAACCGCTGCGCCGGGCCGCAGGCCCGCTGATCTCGGGCCTGCAGGTGCTGCCGTCGGTGGCGTGGGTGCCCGCCGCGATCATCTGGTTCGGGCTGTCGGATGCCACGGTGTACTTCGTCGTGCTGATGGGCGCGATCCCCTCGATCGTGAACGGGCTGCTCGCCGGCATCGACCAGGTGCCGCCGCAGCTGCGGCGTGTGGGCACGGTGCTGGGTGCGAACCGCTGGCAGCTGGCCACCGCTGTGGTGCTGCCGGCCGCGCTGCCCGGATACGTGGCAGGCCTCAAGCAGGGCTGGGCGTTCTCGTGGCGTTCGCTGATGGCCGCCGAGATCATCGCCGTCGGCGGTTCGATCGGGTTCGGCCTGGGTTCGATGCTGCAGCAGTCGCGCGAACTGGCCGACCTGGCCGGGGTGCTCGGCACCATCCTGCTGATCCTCGGGATCGGCATCCTCATCGAGCTTCTGCTCTTCGCCCCGCTCGAGCGGCGCCTGCTGCGCCGCCGCGGACTCGTCCTGGGAGGTTCCCGATGA
- a CDS encoding FAD-dependent oxidoreductase, with product MTISSLRVAIVGAGPAGIYAGNLLADAVNAHDSLGSVEIDLFESLPAPYGLIRYGVAPDHPRIKGIVNSLHEMLDAAQPGALDQSKGRRTIRFIGNVEVGRDIALAELRERYHAVILATGALRDAALDIPGVDLPGSYGAADFVAWYDGHPDVPRTWPLDAPSVAVIGNGNVALDVARVLAKHAVDLRSTEVPDNVLAGLESSAVTDVHVFGRRGPADIKFTPIELRELGELRDVDIVLHDEDFDGVDPASASNNQLKVMLRTLNSWRGRESTGASRRLHLHFWHAPLEITGGKRVDGIRFARTAPGADGAPVATGEVREYAVQAVYRAIGYYGTRVEGADFDERRGVVPNEQGRVLGEPGLYATGWIKRGPVGLIGHTKSDALETIGHLVSDAASGVLAEPGVDGDVLDVLDERETEYTTWDGWLALDAHERALGESHEHVRERVKVVPRDEQVEISRPGVLAR from the coding sequence ATGACCATCTCCTCCCTGCGCGTCGCGATCGTCGGTGCCGGCCCGGCCGGCATCTATGCGGGCAATCTGCTCGCCGACGCGGTGAACGCCCACGATTCGCTGGGGTCGGTCGAGATCGACCTGTTCGAGTCGCTGCCCGCGCCCTACGGACTCATCCGCTACGGCGTCGCCCCCGATCATCCGCGCATCAAGGGGATTGTCAACTCACTGCACGAGATGCTCGACGCTGCTCAGCCCGGGGCCCTGGACCAGTCGAAGGGTCGCCGCACGATCCGCTTCATCGGGAACGTCGAGGTGGGGCGCGACATCGCCCTCGCCGAGCTGCGCGAGCGGTATCACGCCGTCATCCTCGCCACCGGTGCTCTGCGCGATGCGGCCCTCGACATCCCGGGCGTCGACCTGCCCGGCTCTTACGGTGCGGCCGACTTCGTCGCCTGGTACGACGGGCATCCGGATGTGCCGCGCACCTGGCCGCTCGACGCGCCGTCGGTGGCCGTGATCGGCAACGGCAACGTGGCCCTCGACGTGGCTCGCGTGCTCGCCAAGCACGCGGTCGACCTGCGCAGCACCGAGGTTCCCGACAACGTGCTCGCGGGTCTGGAGTCGTCGGCGGTGACGGATGTGCACGTGTTCGGCCGCCGCGGTCCCGCCGACATCAAGTTCACCCCGATCGAGCTGCGCGAGCTCGGCGAGCTGCGCGACGTCGACATCGTGCTGCACGACGAGGACTTCGACGGCGTCGACCCGGCATCCGCGTCGAACAACCAGCTGAAGGTCATGCTGCGCACCCTGAACTCCTGGCGGGGCCGCGAGTCGACGGGCGCTTCGCGCCGGCTGCACCTGCACTTCTGGCACGCCCCGCTCGAGATCACCGGGGGCAAGCGGGTGGACGGCATCCGGTTCGCCCGCACCGCGCCGGGCGCCGACGGTGCGCCGGTCGCGACCGGTGAGGTGCGCGAGTACGCGGTGCAGGCGGTGTACCGGGCGATCGGCTACTACGGCACCCGCGTGGAGGGCGCCGATTTCGATGAGCGTCGCGGTGTCGTGCCCAACGAGCAGGGCCGCGTGCTCGGCGAGCCCGGGCTGTACGCGACGGGCTGGATCAAGCGCGGTCCCGTGGGGCTGATCGGTCACACGAAGTCGGACGCGCTCGAGACCATCGGACACCTCGTGTCGGACGCCGCATCCGGTGTGCTTGCCGAGCCGGGCGTGGACGGCGATGTGCTCGACGTGCTCGACGAGCGCGAGACGGAGTACACGACGTGGGACGGCTGGCTGGCGCTGGATGCCCATGAGCGCGCGCTCGGCGAGAGCCACGAGCACGTCCGCGAGCGGGTCAAGGTCGTGCCGCGCGACGAGCAGGTCGAGATCTCGCGTCCGGGGGTGCTGGCCCGGTGA
- the fdxA gene encoding ferredoxin, translated as MTYVIALPCVDVKDRACIDECPVDCIYEGERSLYIHPDECVDCGACEPACPVEAIYYEDDLPDEWSDYYRANVEFFDELGSPGGAVKAGVYEFDHPLVAALPPQGEGHE; from the coding sequence GTGACCTATGTGATCGCGCTGCCCTGCGTCGACGTCAAGGACCGCGCCTGTATCGATGAGTGCCCGGTGGACTGCATCTACGAGGGCGAGCGCTCGCTGTACATCCACCCGGATGAGTGCGTCGACTGCGGTGCCTGCGAGCCGGCCTGCCCTGTCGAGGCGATCTACTACGAGGACGATCTGCCCGATGAGTGGTCGGACTACTACCGGGCGAACGTCGAGTTCTTCGATGAGCTCGGCTCGCCCGGAGGCGCGGTGAAGGCCGGCGTCTACGAATTCGACCACCCGCTGGTCGCCGCGCTGCCTCCGCAGGGAGAAGGTCATGAGTGA